GGGGCGCGGCGACGAAAAGCTCACCACAAAGGACACGAAGGAAAACACGAAGGGCACGAAGGAGAGCTAACTCCTAACTACAAACTCCTGACTCCTGCCGGCGTCACCTGGGCCCGTGGCGGGCGTCACTGACAGGAGTGAGGCCGCCGGGTCAGGCTTTTCTCGGGGCAGAGTGCGGGAAGGAGGTTGCCATGAGCACCGCCAAAATCATCCCCTTCGCGCCGGAGTCGGCAGAGAGCCGAGCCGCCGTGCAGCGCTATCGCCATCTTTACCGCATGGCTGGAAGGACCATTGAATTCGGTGAGACCGTCAAGCTGGTAGGCATCGTGGTCGGCGGCGTGCTGGTGGTCGCGGCCGCGGTCGCTTACCAGTTGGGCCGCGCGGCCCCTGCCGGGTTTCCGGAGACGGCGATGACGCTGCTCGGCTGCGCGTTCCTGGCCGTGCTGGCCGCGCACTTGTGGGACCGGCTCTTCCGCGCGCGCGGAAAGGGGCTGCAGGAGGCCGTCGACGCCTTGGTCCAGGCTTCGACGGAGCTGACCGAGATCCAGCGAGCAGAGGTGCGGTCGCTGCGCCGGCGGGCGGTGGAGCGGGAGAACGCAGCGTAGGCCGGCGGGACGCCGGCGCTACAGGAGGGGGCGGATCAGAGATCCGCCCCTACACGAGCCTACTGGTTGTACCGCTTCTTGTAGAACTCGAGCTGCTGCTTGATCTGCTCCGGGGTCAGGCCCTTGGTCCACTTGTGGTAGTCGGAGTCCATCACCTCCTTGGTGACGCCGGGCATGAGCGCTTCGGCCTCAGGGATGAACTCGGTGTAGAAAGTCTTCGAGACCTCGTAGAAGCCGTGCCACTGCGTGTAGTCGGGGCCCTGCATGGAGGCGCCCATGCGCGCACGGCGGCCCTGGTGGTGCCAGAGCTCGTAGTAGGTCCACTCGATCTTCTCGTCGAAGGGAGTAGGGGTGAGCTTGCCGGCGGCGCGCAGCTTGTCCATGATCTGCTTGGCGGGCTTGGCGAACTTCTCGTTGTAGAGCCCGATGGTGTCTTCGTACTGCTTGTAGAAGTTCTCCACCCAGCCGGAGGCGTGGCAGTTGGAGCAGACGTCCTCCATGTTGGCGCGGCGCTTCTCCCAGTTCTCCAGGCGGATGCTGATGACGGGGCGCAGGGTGAAGCTGATGCGGTCGCCCACGTCGTGGGTGATGGGCTGGTTGGGCGTGGCGCTCATGTGGCAGGTGGAGCAGGTGGGCGCGGCCGAGTAGTCCTTGCCCACGACCCAGCTCTTGGAGTCCAGGTTCATCTTGGCCAGGTTGGCGCGGAACTGGATGCCGTGCTTGGACTCGTTGTAGATCTCGATCTGGGGATGGTCGGGGCCCATGTGGCATTTACCGCACTCCTCGGGCTGGCGGGCCTGGGCGGCGGAGAAGCTGTGGCGGCCGTGGCAGGCGGCGCAGCTTCCGCGGCTGCCGTCAGGATTGACGCGCCCGATGCCGCTGTTGGGCCAGGTGGTGTAGTCGAATTTGCCTTCGCCCAGGTACTTGACCTCGCTGCCGTGACACTGGCGGCAGCCGTTGGCGGCGGCGGGGCCGCCTTCCACGATCTCGCCCAGCATGTTGTCGAGCGACCCGATGAACTGCGCTGCCTGGGCGTGGTGGCTCTTCTCGAACTCCGCCGTCTCCTTCTCGTGGCAGGGCGCGCAGTAGTTGGGGGTGACGATGACGGCGATCTTGTGGCCGTAGTGGTCGAAGGTGGCGGGATCGCCGGCGCGCGCCTTGTGGCAGGAGTAGCAGTCCACGCCGCTGCGCGCGTGCGCGCTCTCTTTCCACTGCTCGACGATGCCGGGGGTGGTGGAGGAGTGGCAGTCGAGGCAGGCCTGGCCCTCGGCGGAGACGCGGGGCCTGGGGGCGGTTGGCTTCTGGGCAAAGGCGAGTGAAGCGGCCAGCAGAACAACGAGAAGAAGAGAGCGGCGCATGGGGACCTCCTGCGTGCGGAAGCTAGCGCTTGGGTATGAGGGCCGACAACAGGGGAATCCTACCACTACAAAGCAGGGGGAGTCAGTGGTGAGAAGTCAGGAGTCAGGAGTTAGGAGTCAGCGGGCAGCCAAGCGGACGGCCGTGCTTACCACCCATCCGATCGCCACGAGGAAGAGCAGAATGTAGATCAATGCGAGCGAGGCACCCCAGCGCTCGGTTTGGTCCCTCCGCGAGCCCCTCGCCTTGCGGGCCACCAGGAGATCCAGCGAAAACAGAACCAGCAGAAGAACCACAGCCCATTTGAACGCGACCCAGTCCATGAAGAGCGGAGCAACCGAAGCTGCGGCGGTGAGAAAGGCCGAGACCCAAGCCAATACCAACCAGCCCCTGCGCCCGCGGATTGGGACGGCAACCTCGTTCACGGCGGCACGATTCTACTGCATGGCAACGTTGTTGAGAGCCATAGGGGTCCCTCGCTCTGCTCGGGATCAAGAAGAGAGCGCCGCGTCAGCTACCAGCTACTAGCTACCGGCTACCGGTTCTCCTACAATGCGCCCAATGGCGGAACCCGGCCAGCTCGACCTCACCTTCCAGATGCCGCAGCGGCAGGTGTGGACGGTGCGCGACCTGATGGGCGCGCTGCGCGCCACGCTGGAGCGCGACTACGGCGACGTGTGGGTGGAAGGCGAGGTCTCGAACTACCGTCCTGCCGAGTCCGGCCACCTCTACTTCACGCTCAAGGACGGCGAGGCGCAGCTCAAGGTGGTGATGTTCCGCTCGCAGGCGCGGCTGCTGAAGTTCCGCCCGGAGCACGGCATGCAGGTGCTGGCGCGCGGGCGCGTCACCCTGTACGAGGCGCGCGGCGACCTGCAGCTCTCCGCCGAATACCTGGA
This sequence is a window from Terriglobales bacterium. Protein-coding genes within it:
- a CDS encoding multiheme c-type cytochrome, producing MRRSLLLVVLLAASLAFAQKPTAPRPRVSAEGQACLDCHSSTTPGIVEQWKESAHARSGVDCYSCHKARAGDPATFDHYGHKIAVIVTPNYCAPCHEKETAEFEKSHHAQAAQFIGSLDNMLGEIVEGGPAAANGCRQCHGSEVKYLGEGKFDYTTWPNSGIGRVNPDGSRGSCAACHGRHSFSAAQARQPEECGKCHMGPDHPQIEIYNESKHGIQFRANLAKMNLDSKSWVVGKDYSAAPTCSTCHMSATPNQPITHDVGDRISFTLRPVISIRLENWEKRRANMEDVCSNCHASGWVENFYKQYEDTIGLYNEKFAKPAKQIMDKLRAAGKLTPTPFDEKIEWTYYELWHHQGRRARMGASMQGPDYTQWHGFYEVSKTFYTEFIPEAEALMPGVTKEVMDSDYHKWTKGLTPEQIKQQLEFYKKRYNQ